The Verrucomicrobium spinosum DSM 4136 = JCM 18804 DNA segment CGAGTTGCGGAGCGTGTCTGTAGGTTTCAGTGTGGCTGCGTTTGTGAAAACGCGGTCAGGCTGGGGGCGGGGGCGGTGTTGATCCCGTGACAGGGCCGCGCCTCCCCTCCGCACTTTTACAAGTGCAGCGACGAGCTGCGGTGAGGTGAGGTGAGGTGGCTGCTACCGTGAGGCAGTTGGAAGGGGCCCTAGATCATGCCGCTCTCCTTAAAGCTGAAGTAGGGCTTTGCTCCGGGTCTTGGAGCTCCGATGACGACGTGGTCCAGGAGCTCTATCTGCATGAGTTGTGCCGCTTCATTGATCCGACGGGTGAACCGGCGATCCGCTTCACTGGGGGCCGGGTCTCCGCTGGGGTGGTTGTGAGCCAGGATAAATGCGTGAGCGCGGTGGATGAGGGCGGCGCGAATAATTTCACGAGGGTGCGCGGGGCTTTCGTTGAGCGTGCCTTGGAAGACCACCTCATCATGCACCAGGCAGAGTTTGGTATTGAGCACCAGGATTCGAAGGGTTTCGTAGCCCTGTCGCGCCATGTCGGCACCCAGATAGCGGTACACCAGTTCCGGGGAATCCATCTTGTCCTCCAGGACCTCCTCCTGGGCAGCGCGTCGGCCCAATTCAAAGGCGGCCACCAGGTGGGCGGTCTTGGCGGGGCCCAGCCCCTTGAATTCCTTCTGCAATTCTTTAGCCGATCTTCGAGACAGATTGCGCAGAGTGCGGTATGTCTTGAGCAGCCGCTGAGCGACTTGAACAGCATTTTCTCCAGGCAGACCCGTATTGATGAAGATTGCCAGCAGTTCGGCGTTGGTGAGGGAATCCGCCCCTGTGTTGAGGAGGCGCTCACGTGGGCGGTCGTTTTCGGGGAGGTCCTGAATGCGCAATTGCATCGGCTAAACAACACCGGGAGATCTGACCCGGTCAAGCGCCACCTTTCCCCAACTTCTGCCAAGCCTCTACTATCATGACCCGATTCAAAGTCGCCAGCGAACTGGAATACACCGCCACCCTCCCCGTCACCTTCCTGCTGAACATTCGTGCGGGCGAATGTGAGCGGCAGCGGGTGGAGGAGGAGCAGTTTGTGATCACAGGGGGCATCCCTTTTGAAACACAGGTTTGCGCCAGCACGGGCAACCGGTTCGATCTCATCACGTTGGAGGTTCCGGGAATCTACCAGATCCGATACGAGGCCACGGTGGAGGTGTCTGTGGAGCGGCTGGATGGGCGGCTGCTTCCTGAAACCGATCCCGGGCATTTCGATCTCGAGCTGTTGAATTACCTCTATCCTAGTCGGTACTGCCAGTCAGACCGTCTTGGCGATCTGACTGCCAGTGAATTCAATGGGGCCGCCACGCCGTACGAGAAGGTGCTGGCTGTCTGTGACTGGATCCGAAATCACGTGAGCTATACCAGCGGGTCCACGCATGCGAGTACCTCTGCGGTGGACACGCTCGTGGAGCGGGCAGGGGTCTGCCGTGACTTTGCGCATTTGGGAATTGCCCTGTGCCGGGCGATGAACATCCCCTCAAGATATTTTACCGGGTATGCCTATGAACTGGAGCCACCGGACTTCCACGCCTGTTTTGAGACTTGGATAGGGGGCAGATGGCTGGTGTGGGACGCGACCGGATTGGCCTCTCCGGATGGAATGGTGCGGATTGGAACCGGAAGGGATGCTGCGGATGTTTCCATCTCGACCGCCTTTGGGGTGCTGCAGCTGAATCGCCAGAACGTGAGCTGCCTGGTCGCTGACGAACGCTACAGGAGAATGAGCCCGGCGGAGATCCGGGACCAGGCCATTTCTCTCACCTCGGCCGAACCGGGTCGGGGGCCGCGCAGCGTGTAGGTTCGGATGTTTTCAGTGAACACCATGACACGTTTTCGCATCGTTCATCGCACGGAGTACCAATATGCGGCCCCGGTGAAGTTTGGCCTTCACCGACTGGTGCTCAGGCCGAGGGAAGGCCATCGCACGACAGTTCGCCAGCATCACCTGGCTCTTCAGCCCAAGGCGCGGTTCTTCTGGATGAATGACCTTTACGGAAACCATGTGGCTCTGGCTGAGATCGAGGAAGAGTCGGACCGGCTGGAGATTGTGAGTGAGGTGAATATGGATGTAGTGGACTCACTTGGCGATGAAGCTCCCATGGAGGGCAGCCGTGGCTCTGTGGTGGCGCTGCCCGTGGTGTATCCGCTCATTGAGACGGCGGTGGTGGACGGCTACTTGAGGTGCAACTATCCAGACGAGTCTGAGGCGGTGCGTGGCTGGGTCAATGAAGTGCTGAGGGCATCTCCTTCGACCTCCGCCATGGGGGCGGTCATTCAGATCAACCGGGTCATTCATTCGGAAACCGGATACCGACGTCGGGAAGAAGCTGGCGTGCAAAGTCCCGCCCAGACCCTGTCGCTCCGTACCGGGTCATGTCGAGACATGGCCACCCTCATGATGGAGGCCTGTCGAACACTAGGGATTGCCGCCCGGTTCACCAGCGGGTATCTCGACACCCGGGCATCCACCGCAGGACAGGGATCCACGCACGCGTGGATCGAGGTGTATCTTCCAGACTGCGGGTGGTGCGGGTTCGATCCCACACTGGGCGAACAAGTTTCCAGCAAGCACATTGCGCTGGGGGCGAGTGCTCATCCTCGTGGTGTCATGCCGGTGAGCGGCATTTTTTCAGGTCCGCCCGGCAGCTACCTTGGGATGAAGGTCAGTGTTTCCATCCAGCGGGAGCAGCTGGGGGCCACAGCCGGGGTGCTGGCAGGGTAGAGGGGCATGCTGTTTCTGGAACCTTCCAGCCGGCGGTCGCATGGACGTGCCGGGAGTCCGCCTCACACGGAGGTGCGGCACTGGTCCAGCAGGCCGTCGAGGTACTGGGTGATTGTGACCAGGGCTTCCTTGTGTGGAGATGCATCCAGGCAGACCAAGTCCTTTCTTGCTTCTTCCAGCATGTCTTTGGCGGTGTTTACCGCGTGCTCGATGGCACCAGCGTAGTCGGCAATGCCAGCGAGGATGGTGGTGTCCATGGGCTCTCCTTTGAGAACCATGCGATGAAGCTTGGTCCGTTGGGCATCGGTGGCATCGCGCAGAAGAAAGAGCATAGGGAGGGTCAGCTTTCCCTTTGCCAAGTCGGTGCCGAGCGTCTTTCCTATCTCCTTTTCATCGCCGACGAGGTCAATGCAGTCATCGTAGATCTGGTAGGCTGTGCCGAGCCGGTTCCCGTAGTTGTACATGGAGGCTACCACGGAATCGCTACAGCCATTGAGGCGGGCACCCAGCTCCGTAGCGCTCGCGAACAGCGCAGCGGTTTTCATCTCGATGATCTTGAAGTACTCCTCCATCGAGAGAGTGAAATCAAAACGCCGCTGGGTCTGTAGAATTTCACCGCAAGCGACATCCCTGGAAGCTCGGGCGATCTTGCGGCAGATGGAAGACTCATCAAACTGGGTGGCCAGCTCGAGAGCGTAGGCGAAGAGGCTGTCTCCCAACAATACGCTGAGGGCGTTGCCCCACTTGGCGGCGGCAGTGGGCATCTCGCGACGGATGGTGGCTCCGTCCATGATGTCATCGTGCACCAGAGATGCGATGTGGATCATCTCCAGGATGATCGAAAGCTGCCGATGCTCATGGGTCACGCCACCGGTGGCTCCGCCCGCCAGCACCGCGAGGGCTGGGCGAATGCGTTTGCCGGAAGTGTTACAGACGTAGGAGATGTAGCCTTCCACATTTGGGTCAAAGGCACGGGCCTGCTCCATCAGCAGTTCTTCGACCCGTTCGATCTCCGGTTTGACAAGCTCAAATGGAAACGCCGGGCGGGGTTTCAAGAACGAGGGAAGCTTCATTTTTCCGGCGTAAGAATCTGATTGTGAAAACTTTCACAAGGAGCGCGAGGCACGGGCGAAGTCAACTTTCGCGGCAAGGAAAGTTTACTTCATTTTGCCATGGGCAGGTGATGGCATCCACCTGCGTATCCCTTCAGTTTTGGTACGCCTGGACTGGGCCAAAGATCGTCGAAAAGCGATCTGGTCGGGGCGAAAAGAACGGGATGACCATGAAAAAGCCGGTCCGGCAAGCGCCGGACCGGCCTCCAGGGTAAAGTAAGAGAGAAACCAAACTACTGTGGTGTCGGAACTGGAGCAGCCGGTGCCTCAGGAGCAGGGGCAGGTGCGGGCGCGGGGGCCGGAGTAGCCGGTGCCTCGGGGGCGGGAGCGGGTGCCGGAACTGCGGGTGCCTCTGGAGCAGGAGCAGGGACTGCGGGAGACGCGGACGATTCAGGAGTGGGAACTGGTGCCGGGGTGGGCAGGCTGGGGATGGCGGGAGGCGTTGAGAGGGATGGTGTCTGTAGGGAAGGAGCCGACAGAGGGCCGCCCGGGAGGCCAGGGATGCCTGGAATGGTTGGCATTGGCAGCCCGGGTATTTCAGGGGCCTTCGGTGCTGGGGGCGGGTCCACCTCAGTCTGAGGGAGGCCGGCATCAATCATTTTGACGCGCTCATCCACCTGATTGGTGAAGGCGGTCATCTTGCCGGGATAGCGGCTCAGCATGCCTTCGAGCAGGGCCTTGGCCTCTGAGGTCTTGCCATCCGCCCAGAGGATGTCGGCATTGTAGATGTCCGCAGCCGGGAGCAGTTCGCTATCGGGATAGGACTTTTTCAGGGTTTCGAAGGACTGGGTGGCCCCGTCCTTGTCTCCCAGGGCCATCTGCTTGCTACCAAGGGCGAGCAAAGTGGTGGCATGCAGTGTGTGCTCTGGGTGCGATTTTAAGAATTCTTTCAGTACTTCTGTGGAAGACTCCTTCTTGCCTTCCTTCCAGAGCAAATCTGCCTTGAGCAGCAGGGCGTTGCCTGCTGCTGCGGAACCGGGATACTTGGCAACCACCACATCGCAATCCTCGATGGTGGAGGCTGCGGTGAAGCGTTCGGCTGCTTCCACTTCCGTCTTGTGTTTGAAGTGGCGCGAAATGGCAATAGTCAGCATGACCAGAGCCAACAAGGCCACGCCCACGAGGATCTTTTTGATGTGTTGCTCCAGGAATTCTTCCACCTTGCCTTGGGGAGGAGGGCTGAGATCAATCTCTGGGGCCGATTTGGGCGTGAATTCTGACATGTTGGGGTGACTGGCTGGGGATGCGTGCGGCGGACTGAAAAAGGAGGCGAGGAAGCAGATTAGGCTCCCACTTTGGCGCGGGCCTCATCCGCCAAAGCGGTGGAGAGGTAACGCTCGCCAGTGGAGCA contains these protein-coding regions:
- the radC gene encoding RadC family protein translates to MQLRIQDLPENDRPRERLLNTGADSLTNAELLAIFINTGLPGENAVQVAQRLLKTYRTLRNLSRRSAKELQKEFKGLGPAKTAHLVAAFELGRRAAQEEVLEDKMDSPELVYRYLGADMARQGYETLRILVLNTKLCLVHDEVVFQGTLNESPAHPREIIRAALIHRAHAFILAHNHPSGDPAPSEADRRFTRRINEAAQLMQIELLDHVVIGAPRPGAKPYFSFKESGMI
- a CDS encoding transglutaminase-like domain-containing protein, which gives rise to MTRFKVASELEYTATLPVTFLLNIRAGECERQRVEEEQFVITGGIPFETQVCASTGNRFDLITLEVPGIYQIRYEATVEVSVERLDGRLLPETDPGHFDLELLNYLYPSRYCQSDRLGDLTASEFNGAATPYEKVLAVCDWIRNHVSYTSGSTHASTSAVDTLVERAGVCRDFAHLGIALCRAMNIPSRYFTGYAYELEPPDFHACFETWIGGRWLVWDATGLASPDGMVRIGTGRDAADVSISTAFGVLQLNRQNVSCLVADERYRRMSPAEIRDQAISLTSAEPGRGPRSV
- a CDS encoding transglutaminase family protein, with translation MTRFRIVHRTEYQYAAPVKFGLHRLVLRPREGHRTTVRQHHLALQPKARFFWMNDLYGNHVALAEIEEESDRLEIVSEVNMDVVDSLGDEAPMEGSRGSVVALPVVYPLIETAVVDGYLRCNYPDESEAVRGWVNEVLRASPSTSAMGAVIQINRVIHSETGYRRREEAGVQSPAQTLSLRTGSCRDMATLMMEACRTLGIAARFTSGYLDTRASTAGQGSTHAWIEVYLPDCGWCGFDPTLGEQVSSKHIALGASAHPRGVMPVSGIFSGPPGSYLGMKVSVSIQREQLGATAGVLAG
- a CDS encoding polyprenyl synthetase family protein, whose translation is MKLPSFLKPRPAFPFELVKPEIERVEELLMEQARAFDPNVEGYISYVCNTSGKRIRPALAVLAGGATGGVTHEHRQLSIILEMIHIASLVHDDIMDGATIRREMPTAAAKWGNALSVLLGDSLFAYALELATQFDESSICRKIARASRDVACGEILQTQRRFDFTLSMEEYFKIIEMKTAALFASATELGARLNGCSDSVVASMYNYGNRLGTAYQIYDDCIDLVGDEKEIGKTLGTDLAKGKLTLPMLFLLRDATDAQRTKLHRMVLKGEPMDTTILAGIADYAGAIEHAVNTAKDMLEEARKDLVCLDASPHKEALVTITQYLDGLLDQCRTSV
- a CDS encoding tetratricopeptide repeat protein — its product is MSEFTPKSAPEIDLSPPPQGKVEEFLEQHIKKILVGVALLALVMLTIAISRHFKHKTEVEAAERFTAASTIEDCDVVVAKYPGSAAAGNALLLKADLLWKEGKKESSTEVLKEFLKSHPEHTLHATTLLALGSKQMALGDKDGATQSFETLKKSYPDSELLPAADIYNADILWADGKTSEAKALLEGMLSRYPGKMTAFTNQVDERVKMIDAGLPQTEVDPPPAPKAPEIPGLPMPTIPGIPGLPGGPLSAPSLQTPSLSTPPAIPSLPTPAPVPTPESSASPAVPAPAPEAPAVPAPAPAPEAPATPAPAPAPAPAPEAPAAPVPTPQ